ccgagggcaaataaatagggaaagtcgagtagtctcacaatgtaaaacgtcacactcgggtcacaaatacgagtggaaaagattgaacaaacataacgtaaacaattcatgtgaaacaTGCATAAGTATAAAGGTATGAGAAACATCGGGTACTCTCTGCCGGTGTGGGCACCGCTGCCGCCCACCGCGGAGGATTCATGCTATAGTGAAAAATGTCAAAATTAGGTGAGGGTGTATTCTCTGTAGGGTGGCCGCTGCGGTCCACCGGCGGGGGATTCAAGCTAAAGGAAAATAAGGTCAAAAACATGCAATGTGTACTCTCTGCGCCGGGTGGCGCTGCAGTCCACCGGCGAGGATCCAGGCTATAGTTAAATAACttcaacatttcacattgtgtattctctgcGGTTGACCATTTCAAATACCCACCGGGGGATACACCCTATTATAAAAAGACACTAAAATCTCAAGtacgcgctgccggttgggtaggccggctgccggcccaccggcagaggattacAAAGACTTAAATTCCAACTTTTAACACCCGTAAATTGCAATGACGctgctgccggttgggtaggccggctgccgccCACCGCGCAGAGAGGATCTCTGTCGCGAGAATGCATCAAACACTcatctaaagtcttccaaattcaaccatctttcatttaatcatttcatacttctccAATATGATGAATACTCATAAAATTAccacttttaagatgtaattaacatatggggttgttcattaatcattaaaatgaagtttaatcatgtaattatgagaGGATTCCTTTAAGACAAACACATATTTCACCATATTAGAACAAGGCATGAAATTACTCATTAAACATATGAGAATCATCATACAAGTCAtctactcaacaccaaatcaccacaaggcatgaaagacaccaaatttaacattcatatgagtttaatactacataattcacacaattttaacataaaagtcgagtaacccatcaccgttacctttttgcacttcaatcttctaaagactcgtcaatgatgtagctatcctcctccgggttgtccaagttctcccctaaacacaaaaataaaggtattaagtcaagaatccacatccttgtaagatgagaatttcgaaatagaggaaaaggtggcaactttcttacttagaaagaagggaaatgagaaaaggaagagaatggcgcgaaaaggaactagattggtgaagaattgagtgagatatggtgattttagggttagtaagggaaggttcaacaatggtggggtggttgttgggaaatttcagaaattacaagtgagggagatgaagttgtgagggtttaggtgaggttttgtgtagagaaaagaggggaaaaaggcccatgagtcaagttaagcccaataactcaaaatgagtcggtatccactagaattttcgtcccaagtctactataactcgagtcggagaataatattattaaaatctacactattattaccgttacacggctacggctatattttatgaaaataagctttaaaaaaaataattatttaataaaaattacttaaaagtttatttaaaaatataaggaaagcgcggggtgttacataaacacttgcaaaaaaacgTTCTCACGCTAAATCATTGAGAGACTACTCTTTTGTATCATTTTATGCGATTTTCGTGATAATTTTAGTTAAATTTCAATGTGGTCAAACCGACActtattttaattgtaattttcatATTTAATTAGCCGTAGGACAATTTTTACAATATATAAAATAGATTTACAACAAAATTATTGTCAGAGAGTATATTAGAAGACTTGGTCaataaaaaattgaaaagttgggcTAAAAacttcaattttattttatttttaaaaagatACCTACATAACATTTATCGCAGTTCCAACACTATACAACTTGATGTACAATGAGCATTGTACATCCaaggttattttagtcttttttcaaatattttttgcaaaaaaaagggTAACATAATTCAATTTTCAATCTAATCCTCATTCTCTCTCTGACTGtttccatatttttctaactTCTCTTCATCTTCCTCCATCATCCAGCTAATGAATCATCTTCtcccttaaattattataattaattgactatgcGAAACTGAGCATCATCTTGAAGGAATTTTTTTATCCAAAATTTataatgcatgaaaatagttgaagctcgtattatttttacattagctcgtattcttatctgaaTATCtcatattcttatgtgctcgtattttaaagCTCATGATCATTTTAAGCTcatattctttttacattagctcgtattcttatcttaatagctcgtattcttatgtgctcgtatttttaagctcgtgatccttttaagctcgtgttctttttactttagctcgtattcttatcttaatagctcgtatgcTTATGTGCTCGTTTTTTTAAGTTCGtgatccttttaagctcgtattctttttacattagctcatattcttatcttaatagctcgtattcttaggtGCTCGTATTTTTTAGTTCGTATTCTTTTAATAATAGTTCGTATGATTGgtgtagaaatttacctcaaagtatTGTTAGATGCATTTTTCCTTCCTGATGATGATATAAATTGCTTCTCGTTCAGGAAATATTGTTAGATGCGTTTTTCCTCCTTGATGATGATGTAAATTGCTTCCTTTCACCATTTTAGAATCAAAATTATGGAGAAGAGAGATTTGTCGACTGTCGtttaagagaaatttagagaaggGAAAGAAGAGGGTTTGTTGACTGAAAAGAAATCAGAATTAGGGAAAAAGGAGATGCGTagaatttgtttttatttttattgggcTTAGATAGATATATATAATATATGGGTCTGCTGTACAATGCTACTGTACAACAAGATGTAGGATCCTATTATTGTGTGAGACGGTATTATACTGTTGGACGGATTTATTGTGTAAAAAACAACTCATATTGTTTAATTACATATAATTTTCTTATCAAAATGGACCGTCTTATAACgtaagaccgtcttacactaaagtttttgtaaataaaaatatataacaaaagACATATAATAACTAATAACGTGTTAATTTTTCTATGATGTGAATTAAATTAATACAAATATGTATGCCGACCTAATTAAAAACGAAGAGGCGCATTATAAGCATTGAACATCCAAAAAAACTCTTAATGACTACCAAGCGCTCAACCTCACAATTAACAAACATGATCATATAAGAAAACCCAGAAGCAAAGAGCATGATCAGTTGCCTACTATCACTTCAATGCCATTATTAGCAATTCAAAAATTAAACTCACAAAAACAAAGATGCGCATGAATTTATCTATCTTTCTCCATTTTTTATTTCCAAAAATTGGATTTTAATGTTTTCCAAAAGTTAGGTATAGTTACAAAGGATAGAATATTGATCGCCGGCGAGGATTAATGCTGCATGTTTCGTTGCTCAGTTAATCGATCTCGGTGAGTAGTAGTAACTTGGTTATTTTCAGCATGTCTGCTTTCGAGTAACATATGAAAACGGATTGAAGTATGGCAACAGCCAACGAATGTACCAATGAAAGCCATAATGATCCTATAATTGGTGTTTAGTTTTTGTGATTTGTGACTCATGGAGGGTGATTGCCTGATTGGGGTTTGTATGGCAATGAGTATTTATAATCCTGCAACTAATTAACTGTAATTACGGAAATTAAGTTACATAATCAAGTTAAATTTGGAATGAATTTCCATGATTTTAGCAACATATCAAAACCTCCTATATTCCTTCCTTCTAAGTATTAACTGCAATTACTGAAAGTGTAATTTTTaaataaaatggaatattctcTTAATGATACCATATTCTACGTATTCTTCTCATCCCAGTTAGTTTACTTTTTTTTTGGCCAGCACTCTAACCCCTTATATTCCTGCCACATCAGACTACAATTAAATTTTGAGATGACACATTAGCAAGCTTGACAACTGCATTAGAGAAATATATATGATGATTGACTATGAGACTTAATAGAGAAACTATTTTCACTTACAGAAATAATTGCCTCAAGAATTACATTAAATTGTTAATCCACAATAAAAAAAATCGCGCACACGTCAATGAgtcattttattttttattagtaCAATTTATCAAAGTAATTAAAATACAAATATGAAATTATAAAACAATACAAACAtgaaatacctaagtacaaccaTGAAAGTATATTCTTCATACAGTAATAAAGTTCTTAATATATTATTTACCCTATTTTAAATCACAAATAGGGAGTATCAACTATGAACAAACTCCCTATTTTCAAAACCTTAAAGAACACCCCCCACTCCAAAACAGAAAGTCATGTCCTGCGAAAAAAAGTATTGCGTTCATAAGAAAAAAAACGTACTGAgaaaataaattacgttttaCAAATGTGTCTTCAATTTTCATGATAATGTCACTCTTACAAAACTCCATAGACGAAAGAGCTTAGCTACTTGGGTCAGATGCAATAGACTTCATAGCCCAATTGTCAATTACAGAGCTTGGCGAAGGTGGAAGTTGCCTAATGCCATCATCTTTGATTACTGAAATCTTCTTTCCGTTCTTCTCCACTGCTTCCAATGCTTCGTAATCCAACTCTTCAATCCGCGTCAAGGCCTCAAGAACCTCAGCCATGCTGGGTCTCACttccttctcttgttgcaagcactGAAATGCGAGTTCTGCAGCAAGACTTATCGCCCTCTTGACTTTGAAATCCGCGTTATATCCAAGTTTTTTATCAACCAACTCATTTATCAAGCCTCTTTGGATTCGCTTCATTGCGTAGTCTGATAAGTTTATCTCGTCTTCCTTCCTTCTGATATCAACTGCAGGTAACGAAGATATCAGCTCGACAAGGACTACACCAAAGCTGTAGACATCACTCTTGTTAGTCACTTGGTAACACTTGTGATACGTAGGGTCGAGATATCCTGGAGTCCCTTGTGGTGTAGTCGAGACATGAGTCATGTCTAAAGGAAATAGTCTCGAGAGGCCAAAATCTGCTACCTTGACAGAAAAGTTGCTGTCTAAGAGAATATTCGTTGTTTTCACATCCCGGTGTACTATCTCAGATGTATGGAGATATGATAGTGCACTGGCGGTTTCAATGGCGATCTTCATCCGGATTTCCCAAGTGAGTCCTCCTGATTCTGATCGTTTACCATGTAAGTGATCAGCAACAGTTCCATTGGAAATGTAATCATAGACAAGCAGAAGCTCTCGGCTGTGCCTAGATGTACACCCGTAAAGTGTGACAAGATTTGGGTGGCGCAGTCGCGTAAGGATCTCAATTTCATTCATGAATTGTCCAACTTGCTTGTAGTTCTTCTCATATAAACGCTTCACAGCTACTTCTCTTCCATCTTTTAGTTTAcctaaataaaatgaaccaaaATCAACCGTCTTGGCGAAAATCTAGATgattatttttctccctgttaacAGATTATTCACAGATTTTTAAAGCAAAAGACGCTGACAAAGCTGTCTGCCCTTCTTATACAGCaagtctcattgaagacgggcatatccgtcacaagctgaacaCGGGTCAAGTAATACCCAAGCAGATTATTCACAGATTTTTAAAGCATGAGAATTTGTGCTTCTTATATTATGAAGTGGTCCGCAATTTTCATTATGGGTCATCTGGTAACAGCGTATTTGTTACTTCATCATAGAGGTAAGACTACCTACATCACGACTTTACCTTGGATCGGTGCATTGAAACACTAGGGTAATAATTTGTACAGAATGTTTTACCATAGTAAACGATGCCAAAGCCTCCATCTCCTAGTTCCCGGGTGTCATCGAAATTGTTGGTGGCTTCTTGAAGCTCAGTGTAAGAAAAGACAGCTACACCATGGAATGAGTTGCCAGTTTCGAAGTCTGGTGTAGCAGGATCAAAGGAAATTGCCCTTGACAGCAACATTGGTGAACCGAACTTGAGTTTCTTGTAATACCAGAGACTGATACTGAGTGCTGCCAGGATAAATAAACCTACTGGAATGACTGCAAAAGTGAAACCTTACAGTTATTCTGCAAATATTAAGTAAATTATGAGAAAAAATCACTGTTTTGATGAGCATAGTTGATAACCTCGTACCTATTGCAAGAGCGAGCTTCCATTTCCCTATAATGAGGTTGAAAGAGTTAGAATCGAGAAAAAGAAACATACACCAGAGGCTCCGACTCCAAACAGCGCAAGGGACAAACTACAAATATAATGAAGCATAATCATACCTTGTTTGCAGAGGCACACAAATTTTGAAGGCGAAGATGTGCCACATATACAACCAGACTTATAACACTTGACACATTCTAAGGGATACGCATAATTCACTTCAAACCCCTTATATAAGATCTGAGAAACGTTTGTATTATTACCCTTGTTATAAAGATCAAACTCTTTTCTTAAGACTGGAGTCGGAGCAGAGTTGCAAGATGCATATTTGCCTTGGGCTGAATTATTGTTCCGATAATAAACTGGAAATTTGGAAGACTTCTCATAGCATGTAACATTGCCATCACTACGGTTTGGAACCATCCCGTTGTTGCACTTGTAAAGTAAGTTAATAATCTCAACCTTTCTGGTGAACTCAAGTATGCCACCAAAATCTCTTCCGTAAGAACCACAAGTATTTTCCGGAGCCCCACGAAGTTCAAGAGTTATGTTATTACCAGCGAAAGTAATGTTAAGAACATTATAACCTTCCAAGTATTTTGGGCCAATTTTCAGATACGGGAAACGACCACTTGGATAATCAATACACTGAAGCTGCAACGCCGGGTGGCCACAGTATTGAGGCCTGCCATCTCCCCAAAATGGGAACCCTACATCTTTGAGTTTCCCACATGAAAATAATACAGAAGAGCACATCTTATAGGAATCATCAACACCATCAGATGAAGGCAATCTAACAAAAACGACAAAAATGGCAAAAGCGCGCAAGTGCAGGGAGGATACAGGGGTAAACATTCAGGAAACTttacataaaaataaaagaagGAATTTTCTTGCTGTAGAGATTTTTAGATTACCAAGATTTTGCATCTATAAATCTATGATCAACAAACATGCAGCTCTCAGATTTCGGATGCTTCATTGACTCAACCTTTTATGGTTTACAGCATCTTTTTAGTCTGGATTCGATATGGGTAGGACGATATAGGGGACAAAGCAGTCCCTGGTCAGAACTGATTGGCAAAAGATTCAACTGTTGAACTTAAATGTTTCAGTCACCTTCCTAGCCAAATAGTTGAAAAATATGCATTTTTATTTTGTCTTCTAAGAAAAGTAGCTTTACTTCTGGAATTCAGACTATAATTTAGTCATATTTGCTGAATTTTCCCCCCCTTGAAACTGAGTGCATAATACTTTTCTCTGAAATTTCCTAATCATGGACCTACAGAGAAGGAATGTGACATAATTTGTGTATAGAAAACAAGATATTGATTGGTTTGCTTACATTTATTTAATAGTATATGTATAATttattaatattctcatgaaatgattactaattaattaaaaaaatgaaagcAAGTATGACTACTGACCAGAGAAATATTCAAAGTACAGCTATTATTTTATCATGCCTCACTCTTCTACCCTGCTTCAACCAAACTATTGACTAATATTAAAGAAGGGTGGGACTAACTCAACGTGTGAGATCCCGTCTTTTACGAGGCTCGCTCAGGAGTATGTATTACGCTCGCGCATATAGCACTAGTGTCTAATAGAAAGATCATTTTGAATACATAGTTCAAAGACCAAACAGTTTTCAACAAAGCCAGCATTTTGCTGTTATTTGGTAACATTACAAGCATGAGGTACAATACATATATACTCAAAGATGAATAATTTACTGAGTAGGTGCATTCTGCGAGTAAATTCAAGCAGGACAGATAAAAAAACACCAGAAATAAAATATACAGAGTAATTATTTTTAATTTGCACTATCCGATTTACAGATATGA
The Silene latifolia isolate original U9 population chromosome 11, ASM4854445v1, whole genome shotgun sequence genome window above contains:
- the LOC141613812 gene encoding LEAF RUST 10 DISEASE-RESISTANCE LOCUS RECEPTOR-LIKE PROTEIN KINASE-like 1.2, coding for MFTPVSSLHLRAFAIFVVFVRLPSSDGVDDSYKMCSSVLFSCGKLKDVGFPFWGDGRPQYCGHPALQLQCIDYPSGRFPYLKIGPKYLEGYNVLNITFAGNNITLELRGAPENTCGSYGRDFGGILEFTRKVEIINLLYKCNNGMVPNRSDGNVTCYEKSSKFPVYYRNNNSAQGKYASCNSAPTPVLRKEFDLYNKGNNTNVSQILYKGFEVNYAYPLECVKCYKSGCICGTSSPSKFVCLCKQGKWKLALAIVIPVGLFILAALSISLWYYKKLKFGSPMLLSRAISFDPATPDFETGNSFHGVAVFSYTELQEATNNFDDTRELGDGGFGIVYYGKLKDGREVAVKRLYEKNYKQVGQFMNEIEILTRLRHPNLVTLYGCTSRHSRELLLVYDYISNGTVADHLHGKRSESGGLTWEIRMKIAIETASALSYLHTSEIVHRDVKTTNILLDSNFSVKVADFGLSRLFPLDMTHVSTTPQGTPGYLDPTYHKCYQVTNKSDVYSFGVVLVELISSLPAVDIRRKEDEINLSDYAMKRIQRGLINELVDKKLGYNADFKVKRAISLAAELAFQCLQQEKEVRPSMAEVLEALTRIEELDYEALEAVEKNGKKISVIKDDGIRQLPPSPSSVIDNWAMKSIASDPSS